The following coding sequences are from one Triticum aestivum cultivar Chinese Spring chromosome 5A, IWGSC CS RefSeq v2.1, whole genome shotgun sequence window:
- the LOC123102525 gene encoding myb-related protein MYBAS2 isoform X1, producing the protein MVTVREETRKGPWTEQEDMQLVCTVRLFGERRWDFIAKVSGLNRTGKSCRLRWVNYLHPGLKRGRMTPHEERLILELHARWGNRWSRIARKLPGRTDNEIKNYWRTHMRKKAQERKRNVSPSSSSSSVTYQSIQPQTPSIMGIGEQELHGGSSCITSILKGTPADMDGYLMDQIWMEIEAPSGVNFHDGKDNSYSSPSGPLLPSPMWDYYSPEAGWKMDEIKMAPQVSYSKGIGPSY; encoded by the exons ATGGTGACAGTGAGAGAAGAGACACGCAAAGGGCCATGGACAGAGCAGGAGGACATGCAACTGGTATGCACTGTCCGTTTGTTCGGTGAACGCCGTTGGGATTTCATTGCCAAAGTATCAG GCCTCAACCGCACAGGAAAGAGCTGTCGCCTCCGGTGGGTTAACTACCTCCACCCTGGCCTAAAGCGTGGGCGCATGACTCCCCATGAAGAACGCCTCATCCTCGAGCTCCATGCTCGGTGGGGAAACAG GTGGTCCAGGATAGCACGGAAGCTGCCAGGGCGTACCGACAATGAGATCAAGAACTACTGGAGAACACATATGAGGAAGAAAGCACAGGAGAGGAAGAGGAACGTGTCaccctcatcatcttcatcctcagtgACATACCAATCCATTCAGCCACAGACGCCATCGATCATGGGAATTGGCGAGCAGGAGCTTCATGGTGGCAGTAGCTGCATCACAAGCATATTGAAGGGCACGCCTGCTGACATGGATGGATACCTCATGGATCAGATATGGATGGAGATTGAGGCACCCTCTGGGGTCAACTTTCATGACGGGAAGGATAATTCATACAGCAGCCCCTCTGGTCCTCTGCTACCATCACCGATGTGGGATTACTACAGCCCTGAGGCAGGCTGGAAGATGGATGAGATAAAGATGGCCCCACAAGTTAGCTACAGTAAAGGAATTGGCCCCAGTTATTGA
- the LOC123102525 gene encoding myb-related protein MYBAS2 isoform X3 produces MTPHEERLILELHARWGNRWSRIARKLPGRTDNEIKNYWRTHMRKKAQERKRNVSPSSSSSSVTYQSIQPQTPSIMGIGEQELHGGSSCITSILKGTPADMDGYLMDQIWMEIEAPSGVNFHDGKDNSYSSPSGPLLPSPMWDYYSPEAGWKMDEIKMAPQVSYSKGIGPSY; encoded by the exons ATGACTCCCCATGAAGAACGCCTCATCCTCGAGCTCCATGCTCGGTGGGGAAACAG GTGGTCCAGGATAGCACGGAAGCTGCCAGGGCGTACCGACAATGAGATCAAGAACTACTGGAGAACACATATGAGGAAGAAAGCACAGGAGAGGAAGAGGAACGTGTCaccctcatcatcttcatcctcagtgACATACCAATCCATTCAGCCACAGACGCCATCGATCATGGGAATTGGCGAGCAGGAGCTTCATGGTGGCAGTAGCTGCATCACAAGCATATTGAAGGGCACGCCTGCTGACATGGATGGATACCTCATGGATCAGATATGGATGGAGATTGAGGCACCCTCTGGGGTCAACTTTCATGACGGGAAGGATAATTCATACAGCAGCCCCTCTGGTCCTCTGCTACCATCACCGATGTGGGATTACTACAGCCCTGAGGCAGGCTGGAAGATGGATGAGATAAAGATGGCCCCACAAGTTAGCTACAGTAAAGGAATTGGCCCCAGTTATTGA
- the LOC123102525 gene encoding myb-related protein MYBAS2 isoform X2, with the protein MDRAGGHATGLNRTGKSCRLRWVNYLHPGLKRGRMTPHEERLILELHARWGNRWSRIARKLPGRTDNEIKNYWRTHMRKKAQERKRNVSPSSSSSSVTYQSIQPQTPSIMGIGEQELHGGSSCITSILKGTPADMDGYLMDQIWMEIEAPSGVNFHDGKDNSYSSPSGPLLPSPMWDYYSPEAGWKMDEIKMAPQVSYSKGIGPSY; encoded by the exons ATGGACAGAGCAGGAGGACATGCAACTG GCCTCAACCGCACAGGAAAGAGCTGTCGCCTCCGGTGGGTTAACTACCTCCACCCTGGCCTAAAGCGTGGGCGCATGACTCCCCATGAAGAACGCCTCATCCTCGAGCTCCATGCTCGGTGGGGAAACAG GTGGTCCAGGATAGCACGGAAGCTGCCAGGGCGTACCGACAATGAGATCAAGAACTACTGGAGAACACATATGAGGAAGAAAGCACAGGAGAGGAAGAGGAACGTGTCaccctcatcatcttcatcctcagtgACATACCAATCCATTCAGCCACAGACGCCATCGATCATGGGAATTGGCGAGCAGGAGCTTCATGGTGGCAGTAGCTGCATCACAAGCATATTGAAGGGCACGCCTGCTGACATGGATGGATACCTCATGGATCAGATATGGATGGAGATTGAGGCACCCTCTGGGGTCAACTTTCATGACGGGAAGGATAATTCATACAGCAGCCCCTCTGGTCCTCTGCTACCATCACCGATGTGGGATTACTACAGCCCTGAGGCAGGCTGGAAGATGGATGAGATAAAGATGGCCCCACAAGTTAGCTACAGTAAAGGAATTGGCCCCAGTTATTGA
- the LOC123102524 gene encoding diaminopimelate epimerase, chloroplastic — MSPAAAAARVTSFAANFTTSTAPSSGGRLLRPFCGNPRPRRAVASMAVSAPKSPAAASFLERRESERALHFVKYQGLGNDFIMVDNRDSAVPKVTPEEAAKLCDRNFGIGADGVIFVLPGVNGADYTMRIFNSDGSEPEMCGNGVRCFARFIAEVENLQGTHSFKIHTGAGLIIPEIQDDGKVKVDMGEPILYGPDVPTKLPSTKNEAVVKAELAIDGLAWHVTCVSMGNPHCITFGSKELKVLHVDDLKLSDIGPKFEHHEMFPARTNTEFVEVLSRSHLKMRVWERGAGATLACGTGACAVVVAAVLEGRAERKCVVDLPGGPLEIEWREDNNHVYMTGPAEAVFYGSVVH; from the exons atgtcgcccgccgccgccgccgccagagtcACATCCTTCGCTGCCAACTTCACCACCTCCACCGCCCCCTCCTCGGGCGGTCGCCTCCTCCGTCCGTTCTGTGGGAATCCGCGcccccgccgcgccgtcgcctcgaTGGCCGTGTCCGCTCCCAAGTCGCCAGCCGCCGCCTCGTTCCTCGAGCGCCGCGAGTCCGAGCGCGCGCTCCACTTCGTGAAGTACCAGGGCCTCGGCAACGACTTCATAATG GTCGACAACAGGGATTCGGCCGTACCGAAGGTGACACCGGAGGAGGCGGCGAAGCTATGCGACCGAAACTTTGGTATTGGTGCTGATGGCGTCATCTTCGTCCTGCCGGGGGTCAACGGCGCGGACTACACTATGAGGATATTCAACTCCGATGGCAGCGAGCCGGAG ATGTGTGGCAATGGAGTTCGTTGCTTTGCTCGCTTTATAGCGGAGGTTGAAAATCTACAGGGAACACATAG CTTCAAAATCCATACTGGCGCTGGATTAATTATTCCTGAAATACAAGACGATGGAAAG GTTAAGGTTGATATGGGCGAACCCATTCTTTATGGACCAGATGTTCCCACAAAACTGCCATCCACCAAGAATGAAGCTGTTGTAAAAGCGGAATTGGCAATTGACGGGCTAGCATGGCATGTAACCTGTGTTAGTATGGGCAATCCTCATTGCATCACGTTTGGTTCAAAAGAGTTGAAG GTTCTGCATGTTGATGATTTGAAGCTTAGTGATATTGGGCCCAAATTTGAGCATCATGAAATGTTTCCTGCTCGGACCAACACTG AATTTGTGGAGGTCTTGTCTCGCTCACACCTCAAAATGCGAGTTTGGGAGCGGGGTGCTG GAGCAACTCTTGCTTGTGGGACTGGTGCTTGTGCCGTTGTTGTTGCAGCTGTTCTTGAGGGCCGAGCTGAACGG AAATGTGTAGTTGATTTGCCTGGTGGGCCATTGGAAATTGAGTGGAGGGAGGATAACAATCATGTTTACATGACTGGTCCTGCTGAGGCTGTCTTCTACGGATCTGTTGTACACTAG